The following coding sequences are from one Ignavibacteriota bacterium window:
- a CDS encoding phosphoribosylglycinamide formyltransferase: protein MNESKSASGGLRIAVLASGRGSNLRAIVDAIHAGIISNAKVSLVLSNNSSSGALEFARQQGIPAVHCSRLQFSSDAEFVAAMMQTLREHNNNFIVLAGYMKKLDPTIISSFKNRIINIHPALLPAYGGKGMYGMHVHEAVIANRDSVSGATVHLVDEEYDRGPVVLQERVDVSTTDTPESLAEKVLKIEHTLYPKAINLFAQGRIHVNGQQVTIEQK, encoded by the coding sequence TTGAATGAAAGTAAGTCCGCTTCGGGCGGACTAAGAATTGCTGTACTTGCGTCCGGTCGCGGCTCTAATTTGCGGGCGATTGTTGACGCCATCCATGCCGGAATCATTTCCAACGCCAAAGTTTCTCTTGTCCTCAGTAACAATAGTTCTTCCGGCGCGCTGGAGTTTGCTCGTCAGCAGGGAATTCCCGCCGTGCATTGCAGCCGACTTCAGTTTTCTTCCGATGCAGAATTCGTCGCGGCGATGATGCAAACGCTTAGGGAACACAACAATAATTTTATCGTCCTTGCCGGATACATGAAGAAACTCGACCCAACAATTATTTCATCGTTCAAAAACCGAATCATCAATATCCATCCTGCGCTCTTGCCCGCGTATGGTGGAAAAGGAATGTACGGGATGCACGTGCATGAAGCAGTGATTGCCAATCGTGATTCTGTTTCCGGCGCTACGGTACATCTGGTTGATGAAGAATATGACCGTGGTCCGGTTGTGTTGCAGGAACGGGTTGATGTTTCAACGACGGACACACCCGAATCGTTGGCGGAAAAAGTTTTGAAGATTGAACATACGTTGTATCCTAAGGCAATTAATTTATTCGCGCAAGGAAGAATTCATGTGAATGGTCAACAAGTGACGATTGAACAGAAATGA
- a CDS encoding LD-carboxypeptidase encodes MSVSYFHEGTSFPSYFQTFVANRSPSRYFAIQSMQIIKPKALKRGEVIGIAAPASPPASEEHLTRGVRYLESLGFRIELGKYVLKRRGYLAGTDRERVSDLHDLFSNPKVKAIFTVRGGYGCTRILPQLNYRLIRRNPKILVGYSDITALQLALLSKSGLVSFSGPMVAVEMAGKLQGETEEQFWRCLTSTAKLPSVHLNQTKKRIIQKGIGEGILLGGNLSLVASLVGTEYVPRVKPSILMLEEIEERPYRVNRMLNQLRLANVFKRSAGIALGEFTGCEAEAGKPSLTLQQVFEDSFQGYNFPVAGHFHNGHVDNLLTIPFGVRVRLDATRGRLSFLENAVTR; translated from the coding sequence ATGTCGGTTTCTTATTTCCATGAAGGTACTTCCTTCCCGTCCTACTTCCAAACTTTTGTTGCAAATCGTTCTCCATCTCGTTATTTTGCCATCCAATCAATGCAAATTATCAAACCAAAAGCCCTGAAACGGGGCGAAGTAATTGGGATTGCCGCACCTGCAAGTCCGCCTGCGTCGGAAGAACATCTCACGCGCGGGGTCAGGTATTTGGAATCGCTCGGCTTCAGAATCGAACTTGGCAAATATGTGCTCAAACGCAGAGGGTATCTCGCAGGAACCGACCGCGAGCGGGTTTCCGATTTACATGATTTATTCTCCAATCCGAAGGTCAAAGCTATTTTTACAGTCCGCGGCGGCTACGGCTGTACTCGCATTCTTCCTCAATTGAATTATCGATTGATACGACGGAATCCCAAAATACTTGTCGGGTACAGCGACATCACGGCTCTCCAACTCGCCCTTCTTTCCAAATCGGGTTTGGTTTCCTTTTCCGGTCCTATGGTTGCTGTTGAAATGGCAGGAAAACTACAGGGAGAAACGGAAGAGCAATTCTGGCGTTGTCTGACCTCAACGGCGAAGTTACCATCTGTTCATCTAAATCAAACAAAAAAAAGAATCATTCAAAAAGGAATTGGTGAGGGAATTCTGTTGGGGGGAAATCTCTCGCTCGTAGCCTCGCTTGTTGGAACCGAGTATGTTCCCAGGGTCAAACCATCAATTCTTATGCTCGAAGAAATTGAAGAGCGACCGTACCGGGTGAACCGAATGCTCAACCAACTCCGATTAGCGAACGTGTTCAAGCGAAGTGCAGGAATTGCGCTTGGGGAATTTACGGGTTGTGAAGCAGAGGCGGGGAAACCATCACTCACGCTTCAGCAGGTGTTTGAAGATTCGTTTCAGGGGTACAATTTCCCCGTTGCAGGTCACTTCCACAACGGACATGTTGATAATTTGTTGACCATTCCGTTCGGTGTGCGGGTTCGATTGGATGCAACGCGCGGGCGGCTTTCCTTCCTCGAAAATGCCGTAACGCGATAA
- a CDS encoding pseudouridine synthase, giving the protein MPVRKLTKQSGSRRTSHVHDSATHLSKRNQPNRFRYIVFFKPYGVLCQFTDEEGRKTFSDFGPFPPDVYAAGRLDFDSEGLVLLTNDGTMKHRLLEPKFHHPRTYMVQIERIPDETVLTQLKGGVVIEGKKTLPAIVKLLSEEPNLPERPVPIRFRKTVPTAWLEITLKEGRNRQVRKMTAAVGHPALRLVRIKIANLTIGKLVPGQHREVSVAELTELKKILYQGSTSGKN; this is encoded by the coding sequence ATGCCTGTGCGAAAACTCACAAAACAAAGTGGCTCACGACGAACCTCACACGTTCACGATTCAGCTACGCATCTCAGCAAACGAAACCAACCGAATCGTTTCAGATACATTGTATTTTTCAAACCGTATGGAGTTCTATGTCAATTCACCGATGAAGAGGGGAGAAAAACTTTTTCTGATTTCGGACCGTTTCCACCCGATGTGTATGCGGCAGGCAGACTTGATTTTGACAGCGAGGGATTAGTTCTATTGACAAACGATGGGACAATGAAACATCGTTTACTCGAACCAAAATTTCACCACCCGCGAACATATATGGTGCAAATCGAGCGAATTCCCGATGAAACTGTCTTGACTCAATTAAAAGGTGGGGTTGTAATTGAAGGGAAGAAAACGCTTCCTGCTATTGTGAAATTATTATCGGAAGAACCAAACCTGCCGGAGCGCCCTGTTCCAATCCGGTTCAGAAAAACTGTTCCGACTGCTTGGTTGGAGATAACATTGAAAGAAGGAAGAAATCGTCAGGTTAGAAAGATGACTGCCGCGGTTGGTCATCCGGCGTTGCGTTTGGTGCGAATCAAAATTGCTAATCTCACGATTGGAAAGTTAGTTCCCGGTCAGCATCGCGAAGTGAGCGTAGCGGAACTTACGGAGTTGAAGAAGATTCTTTATCAGGGAAGTACGTCGGGAAAAAATTAA
- a CDS encoding DUF1572 family protein, producing the protein MAISIEQEYLAYCRRRLLQEYFPRIQKCLEELSEEDVWWRPNEESNSIGNLLLHLCGNVRQWIIHGIGGAEDKRVRDVEFSERGPLPKSTLLTKMQETLLETDKVLERFDVAKFLEVKHIQRYDLTYLDAISHVVEHFAQHTAQIVYITKLRKGGIVNFFPTYFPDKESSSTP; encoded by the coding sequence ATGGCCATTTCAATCGAACAAGAATATCTCGCCTATTGCCGGCGAAGATTGTTGCAAGAATATTTTCCACGCATTCAGAAATGTCTCGAAGAACTTTCGGAAGAAGATGTGTGGTGGCGTCCGAATGAGGAAAGCAACAGCATTGGCAATCTTCTGCTTCATCTTTGCGGCAACGTGCGACAGTGGATTATTCACGGAATAGGAGGCGCGGAGGACAAACGCGTTCGCGACGTTGAATTTTCTGAACGGGGACCGCTTCCCAAATCAACACTCCTCACGAAGATGCAAGAGACGCTTCTTGAAACCGACAAAGTTCTTGAACGATTTGATGTTGCGAAGTTTCTTGAGGTGAAACACATCCAACGCTATGACCTCACGTATCTCGATGCTATCTCTCACGTTGTAGAACATTTTGCTCAACACACAGCACAGATTGTGTATATCACGAAGTTGAGGAAAGGCGGCATCGTTAATTTTTTCCCGACGTACTTCCCTGATAAAGAATCTTCTTCAACTCCGTAA
- a CDS encoding urease accessory protein UreH, producing MATETFSILALGFGLGVKHALDTDHLVAVAAIVSERKNMLSSSLVGALWGIGHTASLLAVGLVILLFDIQLPETFSHVMEFVVALMLIILGIIAIKKVARGDSVHIHQHEHEGRRHIHLHVHNHSENQIQEKHHHELPLFTRLSLIAGSKKPLYIGMVHGLAGSGALMLLILSTIPSTAMGLLYIGTFGVGSMLGMLMMSALISVPFFLSAKASHKLNNGVRLVSGILSICFGIFFGYQIAFVDGLFL from the coding sequence ATGGCAACAGAAACATTTTCCATTCTCGCTCTCGGCTTCGGACTTGGCGTCAAGCACGCGCTTGATACCGACCATCTCGTCGCGGTCGCGGCAATAGTCAGTGAGCGAAAAAACATGCTGAGTTCATCGCTTGTCGGTGCGCTGTGGGGAATCGGGCACACTGCTTCACTTCTTGCCGTCGGACTTGTCATTCTTCTGTTTGATATTCAACTTCCCGAAACATTTTCTCATGTTATGGAATTTGTTGTTGCGCTCATGCTTATCATTCTTGGCATTATCGCAATCAAAAAAGTTGCACGAGGAGATTCAGTTCACATCCATCAACACGAACATGAAGGGCGCAGACACATTCACTTGCATGTTCACAACCATTCCGAAAATCAGATACAAGAGAAACATCATCACGAGCTTCCTCTTTTTACGCGCCTCAGTTTGATCGCGGGAAGTAAGAAGCCGTTGTATATCGGGATGGTTCACGGACTTGCAGGAAGCGGCGCGTTGATGCTTCTGATTTTATCAACGATTCCCTCAACAGCAATGGGGTTGTTGTACATCGGAACGTTCGGTGTTGGTTCGATGCTCGGGATGTTGATGATGAGTGCGCTCATTAGTGTTCCTTTTTTTCTCTCAGCAAAAGCATCGCACAAACTGAATAATGGCGTGAGATTAGTTTCGGGAATTCTGAGTATTTGTTTCGGAATTTTCTTCGGGTATCAAATTGCTTTCGTTGATGGATTATTTCTTTAA
- a CDS encoding RNA methyltransferase, translating into MFLLPLLLIRLRTNIQTSELREKKLLLSSEYCTFLPVKETNIQSVNSLDLPELQPYRTLRRPLEHIQQGIFVAEGEKVVRRLLASNLSIISLLMTPEWLDALSTDSQLTTHHSPITVYLADHKLVETIVGYNLHQGIMAVARVPENPTLESLMNTIPSPFLLVALDGLVNSENIGVIVRNCAAFGVQGIIVGETSSSPYLRRAVRNSMGTVFKIPVVHVLHLAETLTTLQQKYSTTVIAAHPHEQSSIHQTDLSQNTCIVFGHEGLGISKEILDVCSKHVAIPMENETDSLNVSSASAVFLYEAHKQRAKGVECRA; encoded by the coding sequence ATGTTTCTGTTGCCATTATTGTTGATTCGATTGCGAACCAATATACAAACATCGGAATTGAGAGAAAAGAAATTGCTTCTCTCATCCGAATACTGTACTTTTCTACCCGTGAAAGAAACGAACATACAATCGGTCAACTCATTGGATTTGCCTGAGTTGCAACCGTACAGAACGCTCCGCCGTCCGCTTGAACATATTCAACAGGGAATTTTCGTCGCGGAAGGAGAAAAAGTTGTGAGACGTTTACTCGCCTCCAATCTCTCCATTATTTCATTATTGATGACTCCCGAATGGCTCGATGCATTATCAACCGACTCACAACTAACTACTCACCATTCACCAATCACTGTTTACCTTGCTGACCACAAACTTGTCGAGACCATCGTCGGCTACAATCTCCACCAAGGTATCATGGCGGTTGCGAGAGTTCCTGAAAATCCGACGCTCGAATCATTAATGAATACAATCCCGTCACCGTTTCTCCTCGTCGCGCTCGACGGACTTGTTAACTCGGAAAACATCGGCGTCATTGTAAGAAACTGCGCAGCGTTCGGAGTTCAGGGAATCATCGTCGGTGAAACATCAAGCAGTCCGTATTTGCGGCGCGCTGTAAGAAACTCAATGGGAACGGTGTTCAAAATTCCCGTCGTTCATGTTCTTCACTTAGCGGAGACTTTGACAACTCTTCAACAGAAATATTCAACAACAGTTATCGCCGCGCATCCGCATGAACAGTCGTCAATTCATCAAACAGACTTATCTCAAAATACTTGCATTGTGTTCGGACATGAAGGGCTTGGCATCTCGAAAGAAATTCTCGATGTCTGCTCAAAGCATGTTGCAATCCCGATGGAGAATGAAACTGATTCGCTGAACGTTTCAAGTGCGAGCGCTGTGTTTTTATATGAAGCACATAAGCAAAGAGCTAAGGGCGTAGAGTGTAGGGCGTAG